The Syntrophorhabdaceae bacterium genomic interval TGGCGCGTTGTTGTTTCAACTCGTCTTCGCGGAAGGCGGTGTTTTTGGATTTATTAAAATGAAAAGCTCCATCAAATCTGTACGCGTTTCAATTCAGAAGACCGAGAAGGAGAATGCGGCATTGTTGCAGGAGCTGGAAAAACTACAGAAGGACGATCAAT includes:
- a CDS encoding septum formation initiator family protein, producing MFEDAVVRRYSFIVLLGALLFQLVFAEGGVFGFIKMKSSIKSVRVSIQKTEKENAALLQELEKLQKDDQYLEEVARKKYGLVREGERLYRIER